The Actinomadura graeca nucleotide sequence CACGCGGCCCCATCTACCTCAAGCTCACCCACCTGCCGGACGAGACGCTGAGCGCGCTTGAGGACATCCTGCACACCACCGAGCGGCCTACCCGGGGCACCTTCCACAGCGGCCGCGGCCACGACTACCGCACCCACGACGTGGAGATGCACATCTCCGAGATCGGGCTGTGCGGCGGTCACTCCGCGTCGGGCGTCTGGGTGGACGAGAACGCCCGCACCACCGTCCCCGGCCTGTACGCGGCGGGCGACCTGGCCTGCGTCCCGCACAACTACATGATCGGCGCGTTCGTCTTCGGCGACCTGGCGGGCGCGCACGCCGCCACCCACCACGGCGCTTCCCGGCACGGCGCCGCCCACCGCGACGGCGCTTCCGGCACGGCGGAGGACGCGGGGGCCGCGGCGGCGCTGCCCGAGGACCAGATCGCGGCCGCGCACGAGCTGATCTACCGGCCGCTCCGCCATCCGGACGGGCCGCCGCAGCCGCAGGTGGAGTACAAGCTGCGCCGCTTCGTCAACGACTACGTCGCACCGCCCAAGACCCGGGCCAAGCTCGACATCGCCGTCGAGACGTTCACCCGCATGGAGGCGGAGATCGCGGCGATGGGCGCGCGGACCCCGCACGAGCTGATGCGCTGCGCCGAGGTGTCGTTCATCCGCGACTGCGCGGAGATGGCCGCCCGCTCGTCCCTGACCCGCACCGAGAGCCGCTGGGGCCTCTACCACGACCGCGCCGACCTGCCCGAGCGCGACGACGCGTCCTGGATGTACCACCTGAACCTGCGGCGGCGCGACGACGGGGCGATGGAGTTCGTCAAGCGCCCGGTCGCGCCCTACCTGGTGCCGGTCGAGGGCTTCACCGTCCCGCCCGCGGGCGAGCCGGTCGTGCTCGCGCCGTCCGCGCAGCCCCTCCGCGCCGCCGGACTGGGCGGACCGGAGGGTGGCGGCGGCGCGGCCGGGGGCGCGCGCCCGGCCATGGCCATCGGACGATCCCCGCGGCTGCTGGAGCTCCAGCGGCTGGCCGAGACGGAGCCGCCCGTCGGGGCGATCACCCCCTACCTGGACGACCCGGACCCGAAGGTCCGCCGCGCGGCCGTGGCGACGCTGACCGAGGTGGCCCCCGAGGGCGTGGCCGGAGCCCTCGCCGTCGCGCTCGCCGACACCCACGGCTCCGTGCGCCGCGCCGCCGCGACGGCGCTGCGGGAACTGGTCGAGGTGATCCCGGCCACCCCGGACGTGCGGGTCGCGCTGTCGTGCGCGCTCACGGGCCGGGACGCCCAGGTGCGCGCGGCCGTCCTGGACGTCCTGCGCGCCCTGCGCCTCGGGACCCCCGAGGTGTTCGCCGGGGCCCTGGGCGACGCCGACCACCGCGTCCGCCTCCAGGCCGTCCGCGGGCTGGTCTCCCACGACGCGGCCGGGGCGGTCGCGCGGGCCGCCCGCGACGGCTCCCGGGAGGTGAGGGTGGCCGTGGCGCACGGCCTGGGCACCATCGGCGAGCCGGGCACCATCGGCGAGCCGGGCACCATCGGCGAGCCCGGCGCGGGCGACGCGCTGGCCGTCCTCGTCCGGGACGGGGACGACCTGGTCAGGGCCGCCGCCCTGGAGGCCCTCGCGGGCGTCGGCTGCCCGCCGCCGCTCGACGCCTCCGCCGTGGACGCCCTCCACGACCCGGCCTGGCAGGTCCGGGCGGGCGCCGCCCG carries:
- a CDS encoding fumarate reductase/succinate dehydrogenase flavoprotein subunit, translated to MEVPSVAERRELRCDVLVVGGGTAGTMAAITAAEHGATVLLLEKAHVRHSGALAMGMDGVNNAVIPGKATPEDYVAEITRANDGIVDQATVRQTATRGFAMVKRLERYGVKFEKDEHGEYAVRRVHRSGAYVLPMPEGKDVKKVLYRVLRQRSIREKVQIENRVMPVRVLTSGGRAVGAVGFDTRSGEFVTVSAGAVILATGACGRLGLPASGYLYGTYENPTNAGDGHAMAYHAGAELSGIECFQINPLIKDYNGPACAYVANPFGGYQVNAEGTRFVDCDYWSGQMMSEVKREIDSARGPIYLKLTHLPDETLSALEDILHTTERPTRGTFHSGRGHDYRTHDVEMHISEIGLCGGHSASGVWVDENARTTVPGLYAAGDLACVPHNYMIGAFVFGDLAGAHAATHHGASRHGAAHRDGASGTAEDAGAAAALPEDQIAAAHELIYRPLRHPDGPPQPQVEYKLRRFVNDYVAPPKTRAKLDIAVETFTRMEAEIAAMGARTPHELMRCAEVSFIRDCAEMAARSSLTRTESRWGLYHDRADLPERDDASWMYHLNLRRRDDGAMEFVKRPVAPYLVPVEGFTVPPAGEPVVLAPSAQPLRAAGLGGPEGGGGAAGGARPAMAIGRSPRLLELQRLAETEPPVGAITPYLDDPDPKVRRAAVATLTEVAPEGVAGALAVALADTHGSVRRAAATALRELVEVIPATPDVRVALSCALTGRDAQVRAAVLDVLRALRLGTPEVFAGALGDADHRVRLQAVRGLVSHDAAGAVARAARDGSREVRVAVAHGLGTIGEPGTIGEPGTIGEPGAGDALAVLVRDGDDLVRAAALEALAGVGCPPPLDASAVDALHDPAWQVRAGAARGLAPAAPEIAAGPLVKALDDPHLDVRKAAVISLSDHLRSARLLHGDAALPEVAEALARARTDPDADVRAYARRGLAGPAVSGPG